The Micromonospora siamensis genome contains the following window.
GCGAGACGGAGAAGTCGTTGCCGGTCGACGAGCAGGGCGCGTCGGAGCCGGAGACCGCGACGGCGGTCCAGGCGGCCTGGACCGCCTTGTACTCGGCGGAGCAGTTGCCGTAGAGGTCGGTCGCCGCCCGCAGGGAGTACGCCCGGGCGGTGTTCGACGGGGTGGTGTTGTTGACGTACGACGTGTTGGAGGTGAAGTACACGTCGAGCGCCCGGAACCAGATCTTCTCGGCCTTGGCGCGGCCGATGCCGGTCACCGCCGGGGCGGAGCCGCAGACCGGCGAGGTGCCGTACGAGGTGGCGCCGGTGCCCTCGGCCAGGTTGAAGAAGAAGTGGTTGGCCGGGCCGGACGAGTAGTGCACGTCCTTGTTCTTGGTGCTGGTGGTCCAGCAGCTGTCGGACGAGCCGTCCAGCGAGGGGTTGTACATGTAGCGCAGCGGCGTGCCGTTGCCGTTGATGTTGATCTTCTCGCCGACCTGGTAGTCGCCCGGGTCGCTCGGCGCGTTGGCGTAGAACTCCACCATGTTGCCGAAGATGTCGCTGGTGGCCTCGTTGAGGCCGCCGGACTCACCGGAGTAGGTGAGGCCGCCGGGGACCACGTTCTCGGTGACGCCGTGGCTCATCTCGTGACCGGCCACGTCGAGCGAGACCAGCGGCTTGGCGTTGCTGGAGCCGTCGCCGTAGGTCATCTGGGAGCCGTCCCAGAAGGCGTTGACGTAGTTGCTGCCGTAGTGCACCCGGCTGGGGACGCCGGTGCCGTTGCCGAAGATGCCGTTGCGGCCGTGGACGTTCTTGTAGTAGTCGAACGTCTTGGCGGCGCCGAAGTGCGCGTCCACCGCGGCGGACTGCCGGTTGGAGTTGCTGCCGGTGCCCCAGGTGTTGTCCGCGTCGGTGAAGGTGGTGCAGGTGCCCGAGGTGGTGTTGTTCATGTCGCAGGTGCGGCCGTTGCCGTGCGACGGGTCCACCATCGAGTAGGTGCTGCCCGACAGCGTGGTGTCGATGCTGACCGTGCCGGTGTAGATGCCGTTGCCGGTGCCGGCGACCGACTCGATCTCGTCGTACGAGCCGACCACCTTGCCGGTGACGGCGTCGGTGATCACGTGCAGCTTCGACGGGGTCTGCTTGTCGGCCTTGAAGCCCGTGGCGACGGTCTCCCAGGCCAGCCGGCCCTTGCCGGAGCTGGCGTCGACGAAGAGCTCCGGGGCGCCCACGGCGGCGAGCGAACCCTTGAAGGTCTTCCGGGCGGTCTCCTTGGCGGCGGCCGAGGTGACCTTGGCGGCGGTGGCGAGGGTCAGCGGGGCGGCCAGACCGACCGAGGTGCCGGCGTACG
Protein-coding sequences here:
- a CDS encoding M4 family metallopeptidase, whose amino-acid sequence is MKRPLAAVSAALLTSGVLTCVATPAAQAATPSTPAPAPSAAARAESLLASNPGAVQGTSGEAYQAYRTKVDANGAAHTRYTRTYHGLRVYGGDFVIHTAPNGAYAGTSVGLAAPLTLATAAKVTSAAAKETARKTFKGSLAAVGAPELFVDASSGKGRLAWETVATGFKADKQTPSKLHVITDAVTGKVVGSYDEIESVAGTGNGIYTGTVSIDTTLSGSTYSMVDPSHGNGRTCDMNNTTSGTCTTFTDADNTWGTGSNSNRQSAAVDAHFGAAKTFDYYKNVHGRNGIFGNGTGVPSRVHYGSNYVNAFWDGSQMTYGDGSSNAKPLVSLDVAGHEMSHGVTENVVPGGLTYSGESGGLNEATSDIFGNMVEFYANAPSDPGDYQVGEKININGNGTPLRYMYNPSLDGSSDSCWTTSTKNKDVHYSSGPANHFFFNLAEGTGATSYGTSPVCGSAPAVTGIGRAKAEKIWFRALDVYFTSNTSYVNNTTPSNTARAYSLRAATDLYGNCSAEYKAVQAAWTAVAVSGSDAPCSSTGNDFSVSLSPTSGSVTAGGSVSSTVSTATTAGTAQTVSLSASGLPSGASASFNPTSVTSGGSSTLTITTSSATPAGTYSVTVTGTGAVTHTATYTLTVNGTGGGCTGAGQKLGNPGFESGNTVWSATSGVITSSASQPARTGSYKGWLDGYGSTHTDTLSQAVSLPSGCSSYNFSFYLHIDTAETTSSVAYDTLKVQVLNSSGTVLATLATYSNLNKATGYTLRSFSLASYAGQTVTLKFTGTEDASLQTSFVVDDTAVNVS